Sequence from the Crassostrea angulata isolate pt1a10 chromosome 9, ASM2561291v2, whole genome shotgun sequence genome:
AATATAATTCATGTGAACTTAAAATAGCTAAATAACTGATTTACAcatcatattaattttatttcagctGAGTTTATTATTCATCTTGCTGAGAAGAATGATACGTTTGAGAAATTCAAGAAAGCCTTGGATGAAAATGGTGCAGAATTTGCGGTATGAACTTGAAAAGGATcgatttgttttaattaatacaGGGATAGTATACCACGTGGTGTCCTGTGGCACCAAATTTAGGCCCCTTATTTCAATAGCTAAACACCCCTcttttctttaaacattttacctcttttacccccccccccccccaaattcttcacatttaaaattgaatttgaattgATTTGCATTGTATTAGAATTCAAGACAATTCTCAGGCAATATTAGACATTTGATTTAAACTTCTTtgttaatggtttttttttcttgtactaTACCATTCATTCCTACAGAATAAATGATAAGTATTTTAGTTTTCAAACACAgacttgaaaatatttttcttaattgagttttaaaaactttgttaaatttgttttcttctttttatcaaatacaGGATTCCCTTGTTGCCAATTTACTCAGACTGATCCAAAAAATGAAACCCAAACCAAAAGCAGAGGTCAAACTgaagaaagaagaagaaattGACATGGAGACACTGAAAAGCgacatagaaataaaaaagaagctGTTCCCTGGACTAGCCATAGCTGATGACCCCAAAATCAGGGTAGGCTGAATGTGTCTATTCATACTGAATAGAAatagtgtttgtttttttagaaaTTGATATGAAAAGGAAGGGGGAAGTCTTTCAAAGAAGGAAAGATTTTTGGGCACCtttgttcatacatgtaattaaatgattaaatgtTTGAAAAGTAGATGTATTACCATACTAATCATTCAATTGACCCTATATacagtaataaaaatattttttcagctTTTAAATTGAGATATTCATAATGCATATAGGTCTATAATggtattttatttgtaatttcattttcaaataacatttttacccATGTATGTGATAATTTGATatggataaataaaaaaaaatttaaattacaaggggggggggagatatTGTGGAATCAGTagaatttgtggtggctcaatctgtggtattcgtgggtagccctcccccacaAATTATAATCctcaacaaatacaattttagaaagagttttctttgttactgaaacagTAACTGatgcatccacgaaattacatctcCACGAATGAGCAAAAAAGTatcaatccacaaaaattggccccaGGAACAACTGtggatttacattttttttaaatttacttaaaCCAACAGATCCCCCTTAGTCAATCTATTTTAAGTACTTACATATTTAGTCTGGTCTCTTGCATATAGTTAACTGTTCTTCATCCATtgtttaaacaggacatgttAGCAGATGAAGATGAagaaaaaccaattaaaacaGAAACCTCCCAGCCAATCAAAACAGAGAGAATAAATGAAGATGGGCCAATCAAAGCAGAGAAAGGAGACACTGACATTGCTGTTGATATGATGAATGAACTTGAAGCTTTGAAGAATGCCCCTCCGCCCCAAGAAAAAAAGTAAGTtggagaaaaaattcaaaaatctttccattttgaaaacgagttgtttaaaaaaaatccagttattaaaaaattaatgccagaaataaattgcaaatgTGTCCATGCTAAAAATTggaagttaaaaaataaaaccaattttttttatttattcatttaggGAATGGACAGTATAATTTTTGTATACACATTACAAATATGTCTTATCATTGATTGTTAAACTACAAACTgatgaaatatatatgtgttcatgcaattttgttaaattatgtgggcttttttttttgttggtttcCAGAAGTGTCAAACTTTATAGACAGAATTATATTACTATGCACCATAATTATATCTTTGTATGTGTTACATTCTACATACATAAGGTCACTGTGTACCAAAAAATTCCAAGAGAGTTCATGTCTGTTTTCTTTATTAGTAgggagagagaaagaagaagGGACAGGAGTCGCAGTAGAGAGAAAGATAGGaggtactgtaaattcctagtTAAACATGAGGAAATAATATCCACGTAAAATCTCGAGAAGCCAGCCTCgccaattttaaaatctcgcttttaattttcagacatatgtaaactacatgaaactttgataaaatttcgagattcgcgattttatgttctcgcgatttgatgggaAACCGATGAGTCgctgaattaagtactcgcgtaaaataaggaatctacagtaagtAATGTCGAATGATTAGGAAAGGCTAAGTAACCATAGTTTGGAACCATGGCCTTTGAAAAGCCCCTGTCCAAAACTCTATAAACTCTCAAAATTAAGAACATTGATATGGTTAGATAACATCTCAACCTACCTCTCAGTtatctttgttaaaaaaaaacgtaaataaagtttattaagaaaaaatattgatgacCCAAAATGTGAAGAATTTTGGACATGTAATTATTTCCCCTACATACCcaatatgtatacatgtgtagCCAATTTCCCCCAATTTTAAACGTTCAGTTCCCTGtacaaaaaaaggggggggggtgagagtcCTGTTTGGTAGATTAATGTTATGGGAGAATATTTATtgacattaatttaaaaaaaaaataaaaactgaattgaTAATGATATGACCCTGTCTAAGATTGAAAGTTTGGCTCTCGAATCTGagtattgaaataaaaagttagAGATCTTTCTTTTCTTGCAAACAAATACTATGTATAATTATGAACTCTTGCACAAGAATGAACATTTTCCATCACATTTTAAAGACCCTTTACTGTGTTATTGACTAGCAAACAGTTGCTAACACAACATGTAGTATCTATGGAATCTATGTTGACTAAGATATGTGTCAGAAATTGAGTCTTCAAACCAGTCTGATAAGGACACAAATCGTTCGCACAGAAAGAAATGCTGTAAATAGTCAATTAAACTATCTTAATGCAAATAATGGTCTTGCATTTtctgtaagaaaaaaagaaaaaagacagGTTGTATAACTAGGCAACATggataaaattgataaattcacATGGATTCAACACTGCCAAATAAGAAGGATACATTTATTGCAAAACAGACCAAAGGGCAAACTTctaaaatattgtacatgtatgtgcttAAAAAATAGTTCTTTTAATGGTTGGTTGATATCTTGTATACCATATATACTGTATTCTCATATTGtggatttaaaaatacatgttcatatgtgtatacatacatgtgtatctCGAATTAACCtgcattttttcctttttgtttcaaaaggagGAGAAGGAGTAGATCTCGAGATAGGTCAAGGACACGGAGTCGAGATCGAGACAGACGAagaaataggtcaaggtcacgAGACAGAGACGACAGACGCAGACGAAGATCAAGGAGCCGCAGTCGCGACAAGGACAAGAAAAAATGGAGGGGAAAAGATCGAGAGGAACTGCCAATGGACCCAGACATCGGGAGGGTAAGTCGATAACCAAACCTCTCCATGACCTTGATGATTACTCGAAACATATCATATTTAGCAACTGCGATATGGAAAATGACTTTTCTACAAGTTAGCAAGGATTTTAATTGGCATATTGAAATGGTTGTGCCTATTTTAATGCATCTTAAATGAAGGGCATTTAGCAGAGGCAGCTTTCCAACATTAAATCtaaaaagaatatacatgtattttatgttttcatATGGATTAACTTAAATCAATGGGTTTACGATGCTTAACTTCATGCTTAACGCTCCTCAATCATGATGAAAATAATTGTCAGTTTGACTTGGATGAACATTTGATTACAATTATCAACTCAAGCACAAAATCATTGTAAACAAATAGTGATGAAAATGTGATCAATATCATTACAGACAATGTAAGGTGGATTTCTATTGGTTCTTTTGTCTTTGGTAGATTTACAATGGCCGGGTAAACACACTCATGCAGTTTGGGTGTTTCGTTCAGTTAGAAGGACTTCGAAAGAAATGGGAAGGTCTTGTTCACATATCGCAGgtaagaaagagagagagaagagagagagagaatttgaaatttttaaactttaaaacagtCAGTGTTTTTTTCCTGAAACACTCATAATACAGCCACatacattaatatttaaaggacataaagaaaataaatctgaATTGTAGGGAAACAATACCTacagtatatttacatttttgttgaatTGTTTTACAGTTGAGGAGAGAGGGTAGGGTCACCAATGTCAGTGATGTTGTTCAAAGAGGtcaaaaggtcaaggtcaaagtgTTGTCCTTCACTGGACAGAAGATTAGTCTGTCATTGAAGGTAAGGATGTAAGGCATACTTAATGAATTCagcatttcaaaatacatgtatgttctcatttaaaaacagttagTGTACATCATCTATTCAGAGGTTGAAATTatctcaaaaaattaaattttatgaatacattatacatgtatgcaagatTATTTGAAGATTTAATTCAGGACAACTTGCATATAAAAAACATTCACATAAAGAATTATaagaaaattttaacttttcccctatacatgtacatgtatctcatacTTCAACACTTTCTTTCATGGATATGAAAAATCCCTCATTTCCATGTTCAAACAACTTTCTTATAAGCAAATTTtctacttatttttttaatcatgattttttaaaaaaaattttaaattttgatagaaACTCCTGATATTATGGATCGTTTAcatgatttttagctcacctgagctgaaagctcaagtgagctattctgatcacattttgtctgtcgtccatccgtccgtcagtctgtccgtaaacttttcacattttcaacatcttctcaagaactactgggccaatttcaaccaaacttggcacaaattatccttaggcaaaggggattcaaagttgtgaaaattaagggtcacacctgttttcaaggggagataattagaaattaatgaaaaattttgagaatttttcaaaaatcttcttctcaagaaccataaagccaggaaatctgaaacttgtgtggtagcatcctcaggttgtgtagattcaaagttgtgaaaatcatgacccccgggggtaggctTGGGCTACAATTGGggagtcgaagttttacataggaatataaagagtaaatctttaaaaatcttcttctcagaaactaatcagccaggaaagctgaaacttgtgtggaagcatcctcaggtagtgtagattcaaagttgtgaaaatcatgacccccgggggtaggcttggaccacaattggggggtcgaagttttacataggaatatatagagtaaatctttaaaaatcttcttctcagaaactcatcagccaggaaagctgaaacttgtgtggtagcatcctcaggttgtgtagattcaaagttgtgaaaatcatgacccccggggggtaggcttgggccacaattgggggtcaaagttttacataggattatatagagtaaatctttaaaaatcttcttctcagaaactaatcagccaggaaagctgaaacttgtgtggaagtgtagattcaaagttgtgaaaatcatgaccccgggggtaggatggggccacattgtggggggggggggggtgttaaagttttacataggaatatatagagtaaatcttttaagatcttctcagaaactaatcagccagatgattctttataattgttaagactttggctccaggacaattctttggcctcacaagaaggttcagagtttgatgtagctttatatcccatatataaacaattattaagaaattttttgagaactgcaatactcaaaatgtgatatgactataaaatcagcCTGTTAGAAAaaggactaatgattataaacataagaatatccagggggaaaaatggattttatttatacaggatctacatgtattattgtacattgtccagatagtttgtattatgagtccattaagctgattttatcatacctattgttcctcaggtgagcgatgtggcccatgggcctcttgtttaatatcCAATTCTAACAAAATACTCTTTCGCATTTAGGGCATTgatcatggtttttaaaatgACTAGTTCTGATATTCACTCTACATAACTAGGATGTCGATCAAGAAACTGGGGAGGATCTGAATCCGTCGAAGACAAAGACGCTGGTGGGCGGGGAGATTCACAACAATCAGGTGGAGGCCAGAAATCCTGACCGGCCCTCGTCAATGCCCCTAGTAGAGCATGTGCCAGACATCGACGATGCCAGCGAGAAAAAGCGGCGGTATCAACGCATGTCCTCGCCCGAGAGGTTCGAAATTCAACAGATGATCGCCGCAAACGTCATTGACAAATCGGAGCTCCCAGACTTTGATGAGGAGTCGGGACTCATTGTGAGGGAGGACGATTCCGACGAGGACATTGAAATCGAGCTGAAGGAGGAAGAGCCACCATTTTTGACAGGTCACGGACGAGTGGGCGTGGATCTCAGTCCTGTCAAAATTGTAAAGGTATGTAAAATAGTTATAAGGGTAAATAAGGAACTTCATCATGGAATACTGTGCATTTCAAAAGTCTATTGTGTAAACTTTCTTACAGTTGCTCTACTTAACATTAACTTGATGATGTATCAATTGCAGGTGTATTTATATCTGCACTTAGAGAGTGCAACATTTCCCTGTTAtagatcaaaatatttaatatatggtTTTTCTCTAATTTGTGTATTCATTTGGTAGTCATGTCATTTACAATAATGGGAAACTCAGAAACAacttaatgtttattttcctTGAAAACTCGTTTTCCTTttcattttggaaattttccaaaatttttggGGCCAAAAAACTACTacaactgaaattttttttgcacATCAGAATCCAGATGGATCTCTGTCTCAAGCGGCCATGATGCAAAACGCCTTACAGAAGGAGCGACGAGAGCTGAAGCAGGCCCAAAGAGAGGCCGAGATGAACTCAGTGCCCTCTGGTGTCAACAAGGACTGGATTGATCCCATGCCGGAAGGTACAGatccataaaacaaaatgaagaatTAAGAATCAAGAGAaatgttttttggggggttttctGTTAGAAAAATTGGAAAGTGTAATGCAGCATTTTTATTTCTaatgcaaaatttgaaaaaggggagtaaatcttttttctaattGGGGGGAAAAAAAGTTACTCACCTTATGGCAGttgaatttatcaatttaacagcATTTGACAAAATTTGGATACTCTGTCCAGTAAGTAGAAACTAAtctttcataaatttatttatttatttagtcaCAAACCTTTCCCTTTCCCTTTCTCTATAAAATGTTGGGcatttgttgttaaatgatgaaaatatttcaactccatataattgttatttaataaattttagtaTTTGAACCCCTTTTATGATGAgcatttcaaaatcaatgctTGTACTTTTGTTTTCTATAACAGCTTTTAAAAGCCTGATTTACTGGTACTTGATTTATACATGTGTTAATAGATCCCACAGGAAGGTAAGGCTTATGAAATCTCTATGTTAAAATCCTACTTGGTTTTTATAGGAGGAGACAGAAAGTTTGCAGCCCAGGTCCGGGGTGCTGGCATGCCCCCAGCGGACGTCCCAGAGTGGAAGAAGCACATTACAGGGGGTCAGAAGGCGTCCTATGGAAGGAAGGAGAAGAAATCCCTCCTGGAGCAGAGACAGGGTCTCCCCATCTACAAACTCAAGGATGAACTGGTGAAGGTATGGATTAGCCCCTTCATGCATGTAATACAGTTCATGTCATTGatatatgtacagtaaaacacgcttataacgaagtcccagggacgggcaatattacttcattataagcgtaattcgttatatctgtcaagtttacaacatgaaatagagacttcTGGAATAAAATTCACTTCGCtataagcgtcaattcattataagcgtgttcgctataaccgtgttttactgtatagagTTATGTCCATTTGTCCATGTAATACAACTGTcttctgtaaaatttaagtcttAATTAAATGTGAAAAGTAAATATCTATTAGTATGTACAATTGCAAGAATCCCAAGCACCCTTTTCAGATTTACTCTTACTAGTGCTCATTTTGCATACTGTCTGATGCACATGAAATCTGTTACTTAATAATACTATGATAATATCCATTTCTGTTCATTTTATTGTAGGCTGTAACAGACAATCAGATTCTGATAGTCATCGGGGAGACTGGCTCAGGAAAGACAACTCAGATCACCCAGTATCTGGCCGAGGCTGGTTACACCACGACAGGAAAAATCGGCTGCACTCAGCCGCGTCGTGTCGCCGCCATGTCGGTGGCAAAAAGAGTGTCGGAAGAGTTTGGATGTCGTCTCGGTCAAGAGGTAAATTTGGGTGAAAATTATTTATAGgccaaaaaattaaatgtattggTTCTCGGGCACTGCAGCATTTGATTGAATTCGGCcacattgatatattttattgccatattgaaaatgaaaataactcaatttcaagtttaaaataaatttaaaattaaagcacaaaaaaataacaatgaagTTTCGTCACATGTTTCTTTTATCATATGACAGGTCGGTTACACGATTCGTTTTGAGGACTGTACGAGCCCGGAGACGAAGATAAAGTACATGACAGACGGTATGATGCTGAGGGAGTGTCTGATTGACGGGGACCTTACGCAGTACAGCATCATCATGTTGGACGAGGCCCACGAACGAACCATTCACACTGACGTCCTGTTCGGACTTCTCAAGACGGTATGGAATTAGATTcttgagaaaattaataaaatagtatatatatactgtGTATCCTTGTCGCTTGATACCAAATTCTTGAAAAATGAGGTAAACctgttaatatttatttaatctaaataCATCGTTATTTTTACAAAGCATACATTTACCAATCTTATTTCTGCCCGTTGTTTTAgtacatttttaaagtttaaaaaaaaaagatattgaaaatattgaagtGAAAATTACTGGATATTATAGTACAAATTATTTCTACAATAGAAATGTATAATGTACATTAAATTTATCTCACAAAATGTCTTGATAATTTTACTACTTTTGAAGGTCATTCAATAATTGaaagattttgaaattattgttgaatttttagaaaagcaacactataaaaatctttttttagctcaccaagacgaagtcaaggagagcttatgctataccctcggcgtcggcgtcggcgtccggacctggttaaagtttttgttgcaggtcctgtatctaagctattacttgtcctatcttcaccaaacttgcatggatgatgcatctggacctacttatggacttgaaagacttggatgctgaatctgggtcctaaatttcagatgctggaggaggttaaggttgttggaccaggttaatgTTTTTTGtggcaggtgccctttgatagcaatatcttagttactgctggtccgtacttcaccaaacttgcatggatagtgtgccttatgatactgatgcaccagacaggcttgagtgctgaatctgagctatatgtttcggatgctggaggaggttaaggtttttggagcaggttaaagtttttgttgcgggtgcccattgatagcaatatctaagttactactggtcctaacttcaccaaacttgtatggatgatgtgtcttatgatactgatgcacctgacaagcttgaatgctgaatctgagcaataggtttcggatgctggatgaggttaaggtttttagagctggttaaagtttttgttgcaggtgccctctgatgattatatcttagttactgctggtccaaacttcaccaaacttgtatggatggtgcgtcttatgatactgatgcacctgacaagcttgaatgctgaatctgagcaataggtttcggatgctggaggaggttaaggttttaagagctggttaaataaagtttttgaaataggtgccctctgatgatgatatcttagttattacttgtccttacttcaccagacttccatagatggtgtgtcttatgatactgatgcacctgacaggcttgaatgccgagtctggtttcggatgctggataaagttaagtttttaggaacaggtcacatgtttaatagatgatagtactatttcaaacttgcatagttgatttaactgtaatatgaatgaatagCAGAGGTAGAtgcagatgcagagcttgatctcaattatcaaggatgctaaaaaataaatcttagttattacaggtcctaacttcaccaaacttgaatggatggtgtgtcttatgatacagatgcacctgacaggcatggatgctgaatctgagtcataggttgcagatgctggaggaagttaaggttttaattgctagtgccctctgatgatgacatcttagttattactggtccaaacttcaccaaacttgcatggatgatgcgtcttatgataccaatgcacctgatgggcttgaatgctgaatctgagccataggtttcggatgctggatgaggtttagttttttggaacaggtcacatgttttttagatgatagcttgcatagttgatttaactttattataaattaaatgcagaggttgcttcagatgcagagcctgatctccattatcaaggatgctaaaggaatctcctacctcactcaaaccagcttgatagatagatgtgtttgttgataaatgatataacatgattcctatgatatagtattgtatgatatgaaacaatattgtttgatatgatacaatatgatatcatatgttatattataaaaagttatacgatacgatatgatattgtatcaatttttttgatattttatgatatgatattgtatcatgatattgttatgtatagtattgtatattatgatacaatattgtataatattatattgtatttttaatatattattttatcacatgatacaattacataagattttgcaaaatattatattgtatcctatgatacaatattgtatattctataatatggtatcatacaatattgtataatatgatattggtttcagtaatatagaattatatcacatgaaattgtattatatgatattgtaatattatattatattgtatcatacgatattatatgatatgatattagtttatatgatatattttcatatcacatgaaattgtattatatgatattgtaatatatattattgtgtcatatgatacaatatgtataatataataatgtattttataatattttactttatcacataatattgtatcatttgataagatacagtgttggaatcaaattatattgtattatatgatataatatcatataatgtatcaaatatgtttcagtgtcattcaatacaataccatacaatattatacaatataatatcatgtttcagtgttatgatgtattaaataatatgatattgtaatataatactatattgtattatattttatgatattgtattatgtgatcaaatacaataaggtataacacaatacaatgtcatatcatatgttacaatatcatatctcattattgtttattatggtattttattgtattatatgatatatattataaatatgacatgatgcaatatttaattttatatcattgtattgattaacatatgaacatatgattatcataaaaaaaaattatcagatgatatacgatattttgtcaaaacagaatccatgaatatccaagatcataaagtatgattttcatataaaacgataaaggtg
This genomic interval carries:
- the LOC128163070 gene encoding ATP-dependent RNA helicase DHX8-like — protein: MDELQKLEYLSLVSKVCTELENHLGLNDKDLAEFIIHLAEKNDTFEKFKKALDENGAEFADSLVANLLRLIQKMKPKPKAEVKLKKEEEIDMETLKSDIEIKKKLFPGLAIADDPKIRDMLADEDEEKPIKTETSQPIKTERINEDGPIKAEKGDTDIAVDMMNELEALKNAPPPQEKNRERERRRDRSRSREKDRRRRRSRSRDRSRTRSRDRDRRRNRSRSRDRDDRRRRRSRSRSRDKDKKKWRGKDREELPMDPDIGRIYNGRVNTLMQFGCFVQLEGLRKKWEGLVHISQLRREGRVTNVSDVVQRGQKVKVKVLSFTGQKISLSLKDVDQETGEDLNPSKTKTLVGGEIHNNQVEARNPDRPSSMPLVEHVPDIDDASEKKRRYQRMSSPERFEIQQMIAANVIDKSELPDFDEESGLIVREDDSDEDIEIELKEEEPPFLTGHGRVGVDLSPVKIVKNPDGSLSQAAMMQNALQKERRELKQAQREAEMNSVPSGVNKDWIDPMPEGGDRKFAAQVRGAGMPPADVPEWKKHITGGQKASYGRKEKKSLLEQRQGLPIYKLKDELVKAVTDNQILIVIGETGSGKTTQITQYLAEAGYTTTGKIGCTQPRRVAAMSVAKRVSEEFGCRLGQEVGYTIRFEDCTSPETKIKYMTDGMMLRECLIDGDLTQYSIIMLDEAHERTIHTDVLFGLLKTAVLKRKELKLIVTSATLDAVKFSQYFFEAPIFTIPGRTYPVEVLYTKEAETDYLDASLITVMQIHLMEPPGDILLFLTGQEEIDTACETLYERMKALGPEVPELIILPVYSALPSEMQTRIFEPTPPGSRKVVIATNIAETSLTIDGIYYVVDPGFVKQKVYNSKTGMDQLIVTPISQAQAKQRAGRAGRTGPGKCYRLYTERAYRDEMLPTNVPEIQRTNLASTVLSLKAMGINDLLSFDFMDAPPMQTLISAMEQLHALSALDDEGLLTRLGRRMAEFPLEPMLSKMLIMSVHLACSDEILTVVSMLSVQNVFYRPKDKQDLADQKKAKFHQSEGDHITLLAVYNSWKNNKFSSPWCYENFVQIRTLKRAQDVRKQMLGIMDRHKLDVVSCGKNTARVQKAICSGFFRNAAKKDPQEGYRTLVDSQVVYIHPSSALFNRQPDWVIYHELVLTTKEYMREVTAIDPKWLVEFAPKFFRFSDPTKLSKQKKQQKIEPLYNKYEDPNSWRISRAFKKFHTKVTF